The Methanooceanicella nereidis genome window below encodes:
- a CDS encoding PLP-dependent aminotransferase family protein — protein sequence MGNIFADRMSTVHKSFIREILKVTEDPEIISFAGGLPNPASFPVKAVSDAAIKVLKESGESALQYSTTEGHYPLRQYISERYAKKGVEVTPENIMIISGSQQGLDLIAKIMIDKGDKILVERPTYLAALQSFGMFQPEFRSVTLNEDGVDTAMLEKELNENRIKLFYSVPNFQNPTGITYSRQKREEVARIMQSHDTIFVEDNPYGEIRFMGEDQPSMKTYLKEKTILLGSFSKIVSPGMRLGWICAEKDIMDKLVTAKQASDLHTNYFTQRVVYQYLIDNDVESHIQMIRGLYKKQRDCMVSMIEKYFPGDVKITRPEGGMFIWATLPEGISSMELFDIAIKEKVAFVPGRAFFADGTGDNTMRLNYSSSSEDRIEEGVKRLGLSIERLLAN from the coding sequence ATGGGTAACATATTCGCGGACAGGATGTCAACGGTCCATAAGTCATTCATAAGGGAGATACTGAAGGTCACAGAAGACCCGGAGATAATTTCTTTTGCGGGAGGGCTGCCGAACCCTGCGTCCTTTCCTGTAAAAGCAGTATCTGACGCCGCAATAAAGGTGCTGAAAGAGAGCGGAGAATCGGCTTTGCAGTATAGCACCACTGAAGGCCACTATCCGTTAAGGCAGTATATCTCTGAAAGATATGCTAAAAAAGGCGTAGAGGTCACTCCCGAGAATATCATGATCATCAGCGGCTCGCAGCAGGGCCTTGACCTTATCGCCAAGATCATGATCGATAAAGGCGATAAGATACTTGTCGAGCGCCCGACTTACCTGGCCGCGCTACAATCCTTCGGGATGTTCCAGCCCGAATTCCGCTCCGTGACATTGAACGAGGACGGCGTCGATACAGCGATGCTTGAAAAAGAGCTGAATGAGAACAGGATAAAGCTCTTTTACTCTGTCCCGAACTTCCAGAACCCGACCGGCATAACATACTCACGGCAAAAAAGGGAAGAAGTTGCCCGTATAATGCAAAGCCATGACACAATATTCGTCGAGGATAACCCTTACGGGGAGATCAGGTTCATGGGCGAGGACCAGCCTTCAATGAAAACTTACCTGAAAGAAAAGACGATCCTGCTCGGCTCCTTCTCAAAGATAGTATCGCCAGGCATGAGGCTTGGATGGATATGCGCAGAAAAAGATATCATGGATAAGCTTGTCACTGCAAAACAGGCATCAGACCTTCATACTAACTATTTCACGCAAAGAGTGGTCTATCAATACCTTATCGATAATGATGTCGAAAGCCATATACAGATGATAAGGGGCCTATATAAAAAGCAAAGGGATTGCATGGTCTCCATGATAGAGAAATATTTCCCCGGGGACGTTAAGATCACAAGGCCCGAAGGCGGAATGTTCATATGGGCGACGCTTCCGGAAGGGATATCCTCAATGGAGCTTTTTGACATCGCTATCAAGGAAAAGGTCGCGTTCGTACCCGGAAGAGCATTCTTCGCAGATGGTACCGGGGACAATACGATGCGCTTAAATTACTCCAGCTCTAGCGAAGACAGGATAGAGGAAGGCGTTAAAAGGCTCGGCCTTTCAATTGAGCGTTTGCTGGCAAATTAA
- a CDS encoding type 1 glutamine amidotransferase produces MRLHCIQHVPFEGPANLEQWAKANGHTFTKTVLYYDEDFPKMNEFDVLAILGGPLNVYEEKDYPWLKREKKFIKDAIESKKAVLGICLGAQLIADALGGKITANKEKEIGWYPVTLTPEAKKSKVFGKFPEKFMAFHWHGDTFSIPPGAVRMARSEACENQAFEYGGHVYAVQFHLESSDDSINRLAKNCSDELVDGKYIQKKEEMLSQDKYLEGIYGLMKVLLENISK; encoded by the coding sequence ATGAGGTTACACTGTATACAGCATGTGCCTTTCGAAGGCCCCGCCAATCTTGAGCAATGGGCAAAAGCAAACGGTCATACATTCACAAAGACCGTACTGTATTATGACGAGGATTTCCCTAAGATGAACGAGTTCGACGTGCTGGCGATCCTCGGCGGTCCGCTTAACGTTTATGAGGAAAAGGATTATCCATGGCTGAAGAGGGAGAAAAAATTCATCAAGGACGCGATCGAATCGAAAAAGGCCGTTCTGGGAATATGCCTTGGAGCGCAGCTAATAGCCGATGCCCTGGGAGGAAAGATCACCGCCAATAAAGAAAAAGAGATCGGATGGTATCCTGTAACGCTTACCCCGGAGGCTAAAAAGTCGAAGGTATTCGGCAAGTTCCCGGAAAAGTTCATGGCGTTTCACTGGCATGGAGACACCTTCAGCATCCCGCCCGGCGCTGTCAGGATGGCACGGAGCGAAGCTTGCGAAAACCAGGCATTCGAGTATGGGGGTCATGTGTACGCTGTACAGTTCCACCTGGAGTCTTCGGATGACAGCATTAACAGGCTTGCGAAGAATTGCAGCGATGAGCTGGTGGACGGCAAATACATCCAGAAGAAAGAGGAAATGCTTTCGCAGGATAAATATCTTGAAGGAATATACGGTCTTATGAAAGTCCTGCTGGAAAATATATCAAAGTAA
- a CDS encoding LysE family translocator, protein MAMMFDLLVIGVLVGFFIAAPLGPISIICIRRTLAEGRLSGFAAGLGVATADTIYGCIAGFGITFISDLIVTGHSVLYLISAILLCYVGIRIFTSSPPDMEAEVKGKGLANAYLSTFLITIVNPVTIIAFLAVFAGMGIINSSMDHISTAMILAGIFIGSLSWWLILSLLVGYFRTRLDTGWLFKLNRLAGMIIIGFGIVAFISMFNIMPQLSNLI, encoded by the coding sequence ATGGCAATGATGTTTGATCTTCTGGTGATAGGTGTCCTTGTCGGGTTTTTCATAGCGGCGCCGCTCGGGCCCATAAGCATAATCTGTATCCGCCGTACCCTTGCCGAAGGAAGGCTTTCGGGATTTGCGGCAGGACTTGGGGTGGCTACTGCAGATACTATCTATGGCTGTATAGCCGGGTTCGGGATTACATTCATATCCGATCTTATTGTCACCGGGCACAGCGTACTCTATCTGATAAGCGCGATATTGCTATGCTATGTCGGGATAAGGATATTCACTTCATCACCGCCGGATATGGAAGCCGAGGTCAAGGGTAAAGGGCTGGCCAACGCTTATCTGTCGACGTTCTTGATAACGATCGTAAACCCCGTGACGATCATCGCTTTTCTGGCCGTGTTCGCCGGTATGGGGATTATCAATTCAAGTATGGACCATATATCCACGGCCATGATATTAGCAGGGATCTTTATTGGTTCTTTATCGTGGTGGCTTATATTGAGCCTGCTCGTAGGATACTTCCGGACAAGGCTTGATACCGGATGGCTTTTTAAATTAAACCGGCTGGCGGGCATGATAATCATAGGGTTCGGTATCGTCGCTTTCATCAGCATGTTCAACATTATGCCTCAACTTTCAAACCTTATTTAG
- a CDS encoding C-GCAxxG-C-C family protein: MSYIADKNCPEEAVSTFNNGFNCAQAVISTYSERYGLEKELAFKVSCAFGGGICRTGDTCGAVTGALMVLGLQYGMSKAGDDQKKQETYARAAEFIDRFRSRNGSIVCRDLLGCDISKPEGSKAAKENRLFETICPKMVRDAAEILDDMLK, encoded by the coding sequence ATGTCATATATTGCAGATAAAAATTGTCCGGAAGAAGCAGTCTCTACGTTTAATAACGGGTTTAATTGTGCCCAGGCAGTGATCTCCACGTACAGCGAGCGATACGGCCTTGAGAAGGAACTTGCTTTTAAGGTCTCATGCGCCTTCGGAGGCGGCATCTGCAGGACTGGGGATACATGCGGCGCAGTCACCGGCGCATTAATGGTACTGGGATTACAGTACGGCATGTCAAAAGCCGGGGACGATCAGAAGAAACAGGAAACCTATGCCCGGGCCGCAGAATTTATCGACCGGTTCAGGTCGCGGAACGGCTCAATAGTATGCAGGGATCTGCTGGGATGTGACATAAGCAAGCCTGAAGGGTCTAAAGCCGCAAAAGAGAACCGCCTGTTCGAGACGATATGCCCGAAAATGGTCAGGGACGCGGCCGAGATACTTGACGATATGCTCAAATGA
- a CDS encoding carbohydrate kinase family protein encodes MPKPRIATIGDVNVDLITRIDKMPALGKQVVTDNFEVHGGGCSANFALSCARLGMDIRLFGKVGDDVFGSYVLIELEDNKVNTKNVKLTNNKTGVTVAIVEGIERSFISFRGENSTFNINDIDISKIEADIVHLPSYYLLESLRPDYSSLIDVLHRAGIKVSFDTGWDPMGFIKETTEPLFDILPKTDIFVPNIDEARKILGVKETMKPEKVADILLGMGIKVAAIKMGRNGSLIASKDMMEMVPAFDVKVVDTTGAGDNFNAGFISAYISGKDLRMCAIIGSATAALKVGGVGWSTYATRDQVNAFLKERGYEGL; translated from the coding sequence GTGCCAAAACCCAGGATAGCCACTATAGGCGACGTTAACGTCGACCTTATAACCAGAATAGATAAAATGCCCGCTCTTGGAAAGCAGGTCGTGACCGACAACTTTGAGGTGCACGGAGGAGGCTGTTCTGCGAACTTTGCATTATCCTGTGCAAGGCTTGGTATGGACATCCGGCTTTTCGGAAAAGTAGGCGACGATGTCTTCGGCTCCTATGTCCTCATTGAATTAGAGGATAACAAGGTTAACACAAAGAACGTCAAGCTCACAAATAATAAGACTGGCGTCACTGTAGCGATCGTCGAGGGTATCGAAAGATCGTTTATCAGTTTCAGGGGAGAGAACAGCACTTTTAACATAAACGACATAGACATTTCAAAAATAGAGGCGGACATTGTCCATCTGCCCTCATACTATTTGCTCGAAAGCCTGAGGCCGGACTATAGCAGCCTTATAGATGTGCTTCACAGGGCAGGCATAAAGGTGTCTTTTGATACGGGATGGGACCCCATGGGATTTATTAAGGAGACTACGGAGCCGTTATTTGATATTCTTCCAAAGACGGACATATTCGTGCCGAATATCGATGAAGCCAGAAAGATACTGGGCGTAAAAGAGACGATGAAGCCGGAGAAAGTCGCCGATATACTTCTTGGTATGGGGATCAAGGTCGCCGCCATCAAGATGGGGAGGAACGGAAGCCTCATAGCCAGTAAGGACATGATGGAGATGGTGCCTGCATTCGATGTTAAAGTGGTTGATACGACCGGTGCGGGAGATAACTTTAACGCAGGGTTCATAAGCGCATATATCAGCGGAAAAGACCTCAGGATGTGCGCGATAATAGGCAGCGCCACTGCAGCCTTAAAGGTCGGCGGCGTAGGATGGTCTACATACGCGACAAGAGACCAGGTTAACGCATTCCTTAAGGAAAGGGGATATGAGGGATTATAG
- a CDS encoding class I SAM-dependent methyltransferase, producing MDMENYWDDRFSGEGKIWGDTPSRTAVYARDLFINDDVKSVLVPGAGYGRNASLFYNSGFDVTCIEISKEAINMGKEASPDLKFIHGSVLDMPCYGVQYDAIYCFNVLHLLYRDDRMAFIRKCLDTLNDGGSVFFTVFSEKEGSYGKGAEIEPDTFESKPGRPVHYFTDDDLRSHFKDFRVLETGVMEDHEDHGEEGPHTHILRYIYAKRS from the coding sequence ATGGATATGGAGAATTACTGGGATGACAGGTTTTCCGGCGAAGGGAAAATATGGGGCGATACCCCCAGCAGGACGGCTGTCTATGCAAGAGATCTATTCATTAACGATGATGTGAAAAGCGTTTTGGTACCGGGGGCGGGATATGGCAGGAACGCTTCTCTTTTCTATAATTCGGGATTTGACGTCACATGTATAGAGATCTCAAAAGAAGCCATAAATATGGGAAAAGAGGCATCTCCTGATCTTAAATTCATCCACGGCTCTGTGCTTGATATGCCTTGTTATGGCGTGCAATATGACGCGATATATTGCTTTAACGTATTGCATCTTCTATACAGAGATGACCGGATGGCGTTTATTAGAAAATGCCTCGACACTTTAAACGATGGCGGTTCGGTATTCTTTACTGTGTTTTCCGAGAAAGAAGGGAGCTATGGAAAAGGGGCGGAGATCGAGCCGGACACTTTTGAAAGTAAGCCGGGAAGGCCGGTACATTATTTTACCGACGACGACCTCAGGTCGCATTTTAAGGATTTCCGGGTATTAGAGACCGGCGTTATGGAAGACCATGAGGATCATGGCGAGGAAGGGCCTCATACTCATATACTAAGATATATCTATGCAAAGAGATCATAG
- a CDS encoding Coenzyme F420 hydrogenase/dehydrogenase, beta subunit C-terminal domain, with the protein MLENASSKPVILPVQELENTVWNKDVCAGCRACLTICPSNTIAYDEELNRPYQITPCVDCKVCMDICPRTPANMTALRSPEIIGDHIDILSARSLLENSRSQNGGVVSSLLITALEEDFIDCALVMGSDRWAQKAYPMVAYDADDVLRSAGSKYDSNAVIESFKEIAEDPSIRNVALVGTPCAIEAMGLLRKSGNEYAQKFSKKLRFTIGLFCFESFSDSMVSEVVSKLGISSWDIEKMNAGEGKLTVTLRGGDVKSIPLQSLAYHIKPGCHACADFTSKYSDISVGSVGSKPGSSTVIIRTVEGKGLFNAAVDVGLVETQEGVSMKDVEKVGKLKLKRNNIA; encoded by the coding sequence ATGCTAGAAAATGCTTCTTCAAAACCGGTGATCCTCCCGGTCCAGGAATTAGAGAACACTGTATGGAACAAGGATGTGTGCGCGGGATGCCGTGCATGTTTAACCATATGTCCATCAAACACGATCGCATACGATGAAGAGCTGAACAGGCCGTATCAGATCACCCCGTGCGTTGACTGTAAGGTATGCATGGACATATGCCCGAGAACACCGGCAAACATGACAGCATTAAGGTCACCGGAGATCATAGGGGATCATATCGATATTTTAAGCGCCAGGTCCCTGTTGGAGAACTCGCGTTCACAAAACGGCGGAGTAGTATCGTCCTTATTGATAACGGCCCTTGAGGAGGATTTCATTGACTGCGCCCTGGTAATGGGAAGCGACAGGTGGGCGCAGAAAGCATATCCCATGGTCGCCTACGATGCAGATGACGTCTTAAGGTCCGCAGGAAGCAAATATGACAGCAACGCTGTCATTGAATCATTTAAAGAGATAGCAGAAGACCCGTCCATAAGGAACGTGGCGTTAGTGGGAACACCGTGCGCGATAGAAGCGATGGGACTTTTAAGAAAGTCCGGAAATGAATACGCTCAAAAGTTCTCTAAAAAACTAAGGTTCACTATCGGCTTATTCTGTTTCGAGTCATTCAGCGATTCAATGGTCTCGGAAGTAGTTTCGAAGCTTGGCATATCATCGTGGGACATCGAGAAAATGAATGCAGGCGAAGGTAAGCTTACCGTCACCTTACGAGGCGGGGACGTGAAGTCGATACCATTACAGAGTCTTGCATACCATATAAAACCCGGATGCCACGCATGTGCCGATTTCACTTCAAAGTATTCTGACATATCTGTCGGTAGCGTCGGCAGCAAACCCGGCTCGAGCACTGTCATAATAAGGACCGTGGAAGGAAAAGGGTTGTTCAACGCGGCAGTTGATGTCGGCCTTGTCGAGACGCAGGAAGGCGTCAGCATGAAGGACGTCGAGAAGGTCGGGAAATTAAAGCTAAAAAGAAATAACATCGCATAG
- a CDS encoding PhzF family phenazine biosynthesis protein encodes MAGKYPLYIVDVFAEKKYAGNQLAVIRNAGTLSDDIMQRIAQETGFSETTFILSDKKENGGYNVRIFTPEEELQFAGHPTLGTAYIIRELIEDGKTDRISLNIKVGQIPVTFIRDDNGEEILWMKQIEPVFGQKFAHKVMSEVLGLDEVEFDGRFPAEAVSTGLPVIIVPLKTLDAVRKTKINKEKYRELIGDNCPCLILVFAPETYASSNHLNVRVLTVFEKIPEDPATGSANGCLAGYLVKHEYFGKEKIDIRVEQGYEIGRPSLLYLRSERAMEKIDVNVGGKVIFILKGELV; translated from the coding sequence ATGGCCGGAAAGTATCCTTTATACATTGTCGATGTGTTCGCCGAGAAAAAATATGCCGGTAACCAGCTGGCCGTCATCAGGAACGCAGGAACGCTTTCCGATGATATTATGCAGCGTATTGCGCAGGAGACAGGGTTTTCGGAGACTACCTTCATATTGTCGGATAAAAAAGAAAACGGCGGTTATAACGTGAGAATTTTTACCCCGGAAGAAGAGCTTCAGTTCGCAGGCCATCCGACGCTGGGAACTGCTTATATCATACGGGAACTCATCGAGGACGGCAAAACAGACCGTATATCGTTAAATATTAAAGTGGGGCAGATACCTGTCACTTTTATCCGGGATGATAATGGAGAAGAAATACTGTGGATGAAACAGATAGAGCCGGTGTTCGGCCAAAAATTCGCCCATAAAGTAATGAGCGAAGTACTGGGGCTAGATGAAGTAGAATTTGACGGGCGTTTTCCCGCAGAGGCTGTCTCGACCGGTTTACCGGTCATAATAGTCCCGCTTAAGACGCTGGATGCGGTAAGGAAAACAAAGATCAATAAGGAAAAATATCGCGAGCTAATCGGTGATAATTGTCCCTGTCTTATACTTGTGTTCGCGCCGGAAACATATGCCAGCTCGAATCACCTCAACGTTCGTGTATTGACCGTATTCGAAAAGATACCTGAAGACCCTGCCACGGGAAGCGCTAACGGATGCCTTGCCGGTTATCTGGTAAAGCATGAATATTTTGGTAAAGAAAAGATCGACATCCGTGTGGAACAGGGATATGAGATAGGCCGGCCTTCATTGTTGTATTTACGCTCGGAACGTGCCATGGAAAAAATTGATGTTAATGTAGGCGGAAAAGTAATATTCATCCTGAAAGGAGAATTGGTATAA